A single genomic interval of Nonomuraea rubra harbors:
- a CDS encoding AAA family ATPase, with protein MAPAKAPYRDSRRTSHGGLVAVTHDVPPQLDELVSTAHRIRQAIESVIEGKSDAVRLTLTVLLAEGHLLIEDVPGVGKTMLAKALARSIDCPVRRVQFTPDLLPSDITGVSAYNQQTREFEFKPGPVFANIVVGDEINRASPKTQSALLECMEEHQVTVDGHTYQLDAPFMVIATQNPIEMEGTYPLPEAQRDRFTARVAMGYPEPNAELEMLDVHGGTSPLDKLEPVATTAEVRALIEAVRGVYVSQAVKKYAIDLVVATRHSPDLRLGASPRSTLQLVRAARAHAALAGRDYVIPDDLQDLAIPVLAHRLLPSVEAQGQRRLPEQVVTDLIRRVPVPETR; from the coding sequence ATGGCTCCCGCAAAGGCACCGTACCGGGACAGCCGTCGCACTTCTCATGGAGGCCTGGTGGCAGTAACCCATGACGTCCCTCCCCAGCTCGACGAGCTGGTCTCCACAGCCCACCGGATTCGGCAGGCCATCGAATCGGTGATCGAGGGCAAGAGCGATGCCGTCCGCCTCACGCTGACCGTCTTGCTCGCGGAGGGCCACCTCCTGATCGAGGACGTGCCGGGTGTCGGCAAGACGATGCTCGCCAAGGCACTCGCCCGCTCCATCGACTGTCCTGTGCGCCGGGTCCAGTTCACCCCGGACCTGCTGCCCAGCGACATCACCGGAGTGAGCGCGTACAACCAGCAGACCAGAGAGTTCGAGTTCAAGCCAGGGCCCGTCTTCGCCAACATCGTGGTGGGCGACGAGATCAACCGTGCCTCTCCCAAGACGCAGTCGGCGTTGCTGGAGTGCATGGAGGAGCACCAGGTGACGGTGGACGGGCACACGTACCAGCTCGACGCGCCGTTCATGGTGATCGCCACCCAGAACCCGATCGAGATGGAGGGCACCTATCCCCTGCCCGAGGCACAGCGCGACCGCTTCACCGCGCGCGTCGCGATGGGCTACCCCGAGCCGAACGCCGAGCTGGAGATGCTCGACGTGCACGGCGGCACCTCGCCGCTCGACAAGCTCGAGCCGGTGGCGACGACCGCGGAGGTGCGCGCGCTGATCGAGGCCGTACGCGGCGTCTACGTCTCCCAGGCGGTCAAGAAGTACGCCATCGACCTCGTCGTGGCCACCCGTCACTCCCCCGACCTGCGGCTGGGCGCCTCCCCCCGGTCCACGCTGCAGCTCGTACGCGCCGCGCGGGCGCACGCGGCACTGGCCGGGCGCGACTACGTCATCCCCGACGACCTCCAGGACCTGGCCATCCCCGTGCTGGCGCACCGCCTGCTGCCCAGCGTCGAGGCCCAGGGACAGCGCCGCCTGCCCGAGCAGGTGGTGACCGACTTGATCAGGCGCGTTCCCGTGCCGGAGACCCGCTGA
- a CDS encoding DUF58 domain-containing protein yields the protein MRAGMQALTSRGRSFLASGIAALLMAFFLGENDLFRIGVLVTALPLLAAMVVARTRYRLSCARRLDPPRAEVGGEATVTLRLENVTRLPTGLLLVEDTVPYALGVRPRFVLDRVEPRGVREIDYRVRSDLRGRYTIGPLSIRIADPFGLVELTRSFTISDTLVVTPHVAALPHVRLSGEWTGGGDSRTRSVAAAGDDDVAPREYRQGDDLRRVHWRSTARYGELMVRREEQQWQSRGALLLDTRRHAHRGEGPRSSFEVAVSAAASIGVHLAHEGLGLRLVTDQGAEHLTDTGLSYSLLDTLAVVRHSPARSLEMGISALRSGGGDGLIVAVLGGMDAEEARELARLRHSGITGVAVLLDVSTWEGRDRAAEENHQAVQTVLAGYGWRIVNLPAGTSIASVWQDAANRGRYALNPAGGAA from the coding sequence GTGAGAGCGGGGATGCAGGCGCTGACGTCCAGGGGCAGGTCGTTCCTGGCGTCCGGGATCGCCGCCCTGCTGATGGCGTTCTTCCTCGGCGAGAACGACCTGTTCAGGATCGGTGTCCTGGTGACGGCGCTGCCGCTGCTGGCCGCGATGGTGGTGGCGCGGACCCGCTACCGGCTGAGCTGCGCCAGGCGCCTGGACCCGCCGAGGGCCGAGGTGGGCGGAGAGGCCACCGTGACCCTGCGGCTGGAGAACGTCACCAGGCTGCCCACCGGCCTGCTGCTCGTCGAGGACACGGTGCCGTACGCGCTGGGCGTGCGGCCCCGGTTCGTGCTGGACCGGGTGGAGCCGCGCGGCGTGCGGGAGATCGACTACCGGGTCCGCTCCGACCTGCGCGGCCGGTACACGATCGGGCCCCTGTCCATCCGCATCGCCGACCCGTTCGGGCTGGTGGAGCTGACCCGCTCGTTCACGATCAGCGACACGCTGGTGGTGACGCCGCACGTCGCGGCGCTGCCGCACGTACGGCTGTCGGGTGAGTGGACGGGCGGCGGCGACAGCAGGACCAGGAGCGTGGCGGCGGCCGGCGACGACGACGTGGCGCCGCGCGAATACCGCCAGGGCGACGACCTGCGCCGGGTGCACTGGCGTTCGACGGCCCGCTACGGCGAGCTGATGGTGCGCCGCGAGGAGCAGCAGTGGCAGAGCCGCGGCGCGCTCCTGCTGGACACCCGCAGGCACGCCCACCGCGGCGAGGGCCCGCGCTCGTCCTTCGAGGTGGCGGTCTCGGCCGCCGCCTCGATCGGCGTGCACCTCGCCCACGAGGGCCTCGGCCTGCGGCTGGTCACCGACCAGGGCGCCGAGCACCTGACCGACACGGGCCTGAGCTACTCGCTGCTCGACACCCTCGCCGTGGTACGGCACAGCCCGGCCCGCTCTCTGGAGATGGGCATCTCGGCGCTGCGCTCGGGCGGCGGCGACGGGCTGATCGTGGCGGTGCTGGGCGGGATGGACGCCGAGGAGGCCAGGGAGCTGGCCAGGCTGCGGCACAGCGGCATCACCGGCGTGGCCGTCCTGCTCGACGTGAGCACGTGGGAGGGCCGCGACCGGGCCGCCGAGGAGAACCACCAGGCCGTGCAGACCGTCCTGGCCGGGTACGGCTGGCGCATCGTGAACCTGCCCGCCGGCACCTCGATCGCCTCCGTCTGGCAGGACGCCGCCAACCGCGGCAGGTACGCGCTCAACCCCGCGGGAGGTGCGGCATGA